The following is a genomic window from Branchiostoma lanceolatum isolate klBraLanc5 chromosome 10, klBraLanc5.hap2, whole genome shotgun sequence.
AAGCCCTCTCCTGTGCCTGTAGTAGCCGAAGACTGAGCACTCGCTGGCAGGACCTTCATCCATCCTTCCGTCCAGCCGCGCACGGGGGAAAAGTCTCTCCTGTTGGAGGACTTCTCTGTCACCATCGCTGATGATTGGCGAGTAGAACCTGACTTTTCATTGGTCGTCAGTGCAGCCCTCTGATGGCCGGACTCGGATGTCTTCACCGATGTTTGGAACCAGCTTGTTGGAGAAAGGAACTCGGCAGTTCCAGTCTCCGGTCCGGGGGAGCTGGCCGGACTTTCATCACTGGAGTATGTACTCGAACCTGATCGAAAAACGCAAACAATGAATATCAGCCCCTCTTTGCTATTTAGGATAAAGTCGAAATATGCATCTATAGGACAAATCAACATGCATTTTAACCAATTTGCATTTGAGAAAAATGATTAACTGATAAGGACATCCGTCACGAGTTGCTACGTTAATTATTGTTTTACCACAGCAAAATATGTTTTGAGATTGTCTTACTAGTCGAGGCAGTCCTGACCAAAGCTGGCTGGTACTTCGTCTCCGTAGAAGATGAAGATGACGAGAAGGATGAGAATGATGACTTGGTGGAAGTGGAGGAGGAGTAGGTTGTGGCGCTGAAGCCCTTGCGGTGGATTGACCGTCTTGCCGAGGGCCTCATGAAGAAAACGTCCTCTGAAATGAGGGACCAAAAGGCACGTGGCCACATGTTTTATATTCTGCCATCACGACTAAGATAATGTTCAAAGGCACGTATATATATAAGAATACAATAAACGATACATGTTGAGTATCTTGAGTGCACCATCGATTTTGTTTGTCAGTAATAGATTTATTACTAGTACCTAcaggaaaaatggaggtattgttttgtgtgtgtttgtgtctgtttgtttttctagATATTTTAgtaaagaacctctggatgaattgcgatgatatttggtttgcgGATAGGTCTTGAGAAAATGAAGGCCAGGGTCAATTTTGGGTGCCCAGACGACTTTCATTGGTattacagcagaacttccagtttttgtatattttgacctggacatgctatggttttgattttggtGGTGGCAGCTAGCTTTTGATGTGGAACCACAATGCATAAGATATGTAAATACGTAAGTTATTGGCATATCTGATGTCAGAATGGAATTCTTCAAATTGATAGGACTTCCCCACATACAGAATAACCATGTAGCTTTGAGATCATTAATTAAAGTAGATTCTGCTAATCacatcatttgcatgataagggcctaatttgcacaatcaatgtgaaaatgcattattccatttgtggtaaatgattgaaatttcatacttgaaataaacatcaccatgcatagattatgtatttgaataaaatctactatatttcatggaggtatgagctCTGTGAACTCTTGTTTGTGACTTGTACTGAGTACAGAAAGGTACCAGATGGAGGCGATGGGTGTGTACAGTTGCCGTTATTTTTTTGATTGCCAGTCATATGAATGAACAAACTGTGTACTTAGCCGTCATGATGGCTGGATGAATAATACATAACATGTCTAGTTCTAAATGTCATGCAGTATAATATATCGCCATTGTAtccacacgtacatgtacccgTTCTTAAAATAGTATCAGTGTACAGTGCAGCTGTACACAGTCCACTCGCCCTTTAAAAATACAACTCTGGCGGACAACACTCCTTCAGATGAGCCACAACGGCAAAGTATACGTGGGCTAAAGGCGGATTCAGCACCACAAAACTACAGTATCACTTTTCCTCGTCGTGAATTGAACATAACGGCGGATATTTACTGGCGTCCTGTGACGTTTCTAGGTCACCGCCGTGTTTGCAACGTGACTGTGTTTACAATGCGAGAGGGCAATGTCCTATAGAAGCAGACACGCGGAGAAACTAGGTCAGACAGATCAGTTTTCCTGTCTGGATCTGCCAATAAGATTCCAGGCAACACTAGTGAGCACTCTCGTGCTGCATCGGTATTTACCCACCGGCGTTGTGAAGACAAAAAACGACGCAAAATGAAACATCTGACAACAACGATGCTGTTAACTGCGTCTTTAAAAGCGgatgacatgaaaataaattcaaatactCGACATACATTTATTATGATTTAGAATTATTACAATCGTGAAATACGGacacttaaaaacattttggagGCTGCAGTTTTTGTTTTATGAGCGTATACGGTCCACCTAGCGAGAACAACCATAACAAAGACCTTTAATTGCCATAGTGAACGAAAATCACCCACGAAATGATAGTAGATATATAGTATATGAGCTAGGCACTTGGTTCTTCAAGGACATCGCACTACTGTCTGGCTAGGTAAACAACGCTTGCTCATGCCGTCAATCATGCCCTGTCATCGCTGTAGGTGCGCTGTGGACGCGGTTAGCGTCTTACGTCCAAAACCTGTCTATTCACAACAAATCTTCCTTAtcgccccacctttgttgttcATTGTGACGCATTTATTGTTAAACAGCCATGATTAGCTTCAACCCTCTATGTGCAAACTGTAGGTAGAATCGAAGACAACAGACGCTAACCGATATGTGAAAGTACCACGAAAATCGTGCCCGAGGGAACAAGAGAAAGTGGCCCTCCATTccttctgtgtgtttttttacgaAAGACACTGCGTTTAGATATCAGCAACGCGACAACACCTAAAATGTACAAACACTTGAATACACAAGACAATGTTGACAAAAACACGGCTATAAAAGCGTATGCACAGTCGATACGTATGGCGTGAATCGGTAGACACGGGATCTACTACAGAGTGACCCAACCAGTCCTTTTAAATGTCAGAGTTCTGAAGTATAAGAGTCGTATTAAAGGTCCACCCTACCTGTGAGGCTATCTCTGCTGGCCATGCCTTCTTCGTTCGCCATCGTCGACGACATTCACCCAGCTCTGAGCTGGATTTGTAGGAGGCCGACAGACGAAGCTTCCAGACCCGACTGTAGCTGAGTCGAAAGCGACGCGTCCTGTCCAGCTCGAGGTCAGTTAACCACCGCCCCCGACGCTACGCCAGCCACCCTGGCGTTATGTGTACGAATGTCAATCAGAGAGGGCGGTGTCCCACCAAGCAGGACTCCCGTCCCCGCAGGATACTGTGGGACGTGATGTGAATGCACAATGAGCACAGCGTTTAGCATATTGCTATGGTAGTAGTATGGTTTGCATTCACATGGGGGCGTGGCCCTACTCAAAGTCAGCTCCTTGTTGTCCGAGCTGATATTGGTCAATAGTATCAGGCTTCTATTTTGCCCTAAATCATTTGAGTGACCTGGGCCAAAGAGTCGCATTTGTAGAACATGTTGGTGGTCGCGTCTAGTCTATGAATGCAGAGGACACCAACTGAGCATCATGCAGCAGACGATCTAGATCTAGGACAGGGTACAAGAGTACAGCTATTCAAATTCGTaacaaaaaactttgttttgtgcAACTTGAGAACATGGACGTCACCTTGTGTGCGTTGGTGCTTCGGAGGAAGGGTCGATGACCAACGAAAGGCCATTGACCCGCACCACATTGCACCAACCCCCCACAGAGTCAAGTGGCGATGACGTCGAGGTAAAACAAACTTCGGGGAGTAATGAGAGTACCAAGATGCAGATTCTtcgcttaagccggcgtcacaattcatgcgagcatcggccgattttgtagatcgccggaagctcgccgaatttcaaattcgcccgagcgtcgaccgtatttttcgctggaaacctgccccgtcacaaattgaacggagctcgggcgacgtccgtcgaacaataattatcataaatcccacataagacggtaccatctcttggacacggacgaagtcagaatcaaatgacctggtaacaatctcaaatttggaccaactttactttctgagttgtggcaaatctgtagggcacgagtgaagtaggtgggcaaactgaaaataataacataaacaggaattttgttatagaccaatcaaaatacaagcgcaggagccacaaagtcaacagatcagtcgtttaacccctatccaaacattttcaccatatagaaatcgaccgaagctcgggcgaacgccgtccgagcttcgaccgaccgttgataagcctatcgacgccctgccgacgcctgggcgtgcctcggcagacaaacatagatctataatgacttaGTGGACTTTCGACGAGTCATTTTGTGGGGAAAAAACTCAGGAGTCAAACCTcgaaagtcaagccccagttcattaatatacaaattgaaacatccaaacccataccaaaaaagaaacaagaagcattgttttcggtgtccacattttatttataataattttttgaatgaaaatttaactttgcattgaattgtctttcattcgaaaagtttggcagcattctttgacaagttgatattagtattagttaatattgcagtatcatttatcatcttatgttataaaccaaactgccctttccttttatctataaacaaaagGCGgtcgaggcccgtccaagctcccatcgacacctgcacaacgctcgcccgaagcacgccttacttttcatgagtcggccggaacactgacgacggtcgtccgattattgtacaaggcccgtgcgaggctcgcacgaggccgaagaatTCGgacgacctccgaccgaccaaaaatcgggtctaaaatcctcggatgcccgcccgaatattggccgagcgctgggcgttgctcgggcgagctacgggccaactgttgacgagctgtgcgagttcaaaaatcgtcgccgaggcctcgctgaatttaagcgcagcttccagtgacacgcgaacgtcggccgagctccgaaaatttgCCCGAatcccgtagaatcgacaggacgtcggtcgtacttcgcccgaaaatcgccatttggagttcgccgacaagtcggccgagctaaattgttgatttgtgacgggggctttaccgccattaacattaatccgccgggttacaaaAATCCGCCACCTTAGCTAAACAGTGGGTTTAGAGATCTAGTGCAGCATACCACCCCCCAACCCCACGCCCAGGTAAGCCCTAGGTGTACACTAAGACTCGGGCCGACGAAACGACGGACAGGTGTAAGCCTCGTCTGGTTCAGCCCAACAATTATGTCTTGCAGCCTAGTAGCGGAGCACAACCTTCACCAAAAAATTGTCCCAGATCAAGAGTTTATTCCTCATAGGAGAAGTCGATTCTAAGAAAAGTGTTTGCACTAAAGGTATACCAATATTTAGCATCTGAGAAACAAGACCGTGTTGTTTTGTATCCCTTATGTGCCTGCGTCCAGAATCCAACATGCGCACTTTGTTGCCTGGATACATACAACGGATTGAAACCGTTGCAAATCCCGGGACAACAAACATTCTCATTACACTCGATACCGAGTTGAAGCCACGTGTCAAAGCCTAGACATGATAAACAGACTAGCGGCCAGCGGGCAGAGTTCTATAAATTCGAAGACCTATGTGATCGATCTTTATTCTTACCTAACACATGCTGAAAGGGGGGTTAACAGTGTGTGGAATCAAGCGCAATAACGTCTGGGTCTCTTATATTGTATCAAAGTTACAAGCAGTTTCCAGCAAGAATTAATCCTGTTGCTTTGATGCATATcataacaggtaacgttaccgcAGTATTTTGATCTGTCACAAAGTCGGGGATACACCCGCTTTCGTGACCGATCACAACAAATGATTTCAAAGGGTTTTGTGGCTAAAGATAAGAATTCGACCGATAGGGCGGTTACGTTATGTTTACGCCTTTTCCATTTACACTATTGTTGTCACAGACACGGtttgttatttcaaaaataTGGATGtatatatcatagttttcaaaCTGTCCATAAGGTCGTCACATCAGAGCACATGTTGTTTTGGTCTACAAAGCATTTTAAAAGGTTGTAATGATCTAAGATCAAAAGTCGACCGATAAGAGGTTTACACATTTTCTACCTCCAATTGTTCGGTGACCAGGTTTAGAGTATAAAAGAGTATACACAACACTGCGTACGTACAGTGCGGACAGAGGTTTTCATACTCCACGTCACGAAGTTATGCTCTGCACAGTTGTCAGCATGATGAGGACCATCCTACTCGTCTGTTCCGTTGTCGCCTTCGCGTGCGGCTTACCGAATGACATCCTCCGGGATACAGGAAAGGGCAACTGCTCCTGTGAGAATCTGCAGGTATGTACTATTGCGTGTCTGTGTATCTGATGACctacggcgcggtcacattcggcGTAGGCCGTCTTACGACTTTGATGTCGTATGATTTTTAATCAGGCTGTGACAAGACGAAAGCGCCGACAAAGATGTAAGACAgtcttttccgtaacaagacagctgaatttacGGCATCTACGCGACCACCCCAAACTGCCGCAGTTTGCGATAGTAAGACGAATGCGACCAGGACCTAACCAATCATCTAGAATCTTTGATCTCTGTGGGCTTTTCTCGTGCAGTAAAATATCATCTGTCTCCATTCCTCCCAGGTAGTAATCACCGACCTCGAGGCTCGTCTGATCCAGATGGAGACCGCCGTTGCTGCCACTCAAACCCTGGCCAGCCTGGACCACAGTCTCGGTACCGAGCTCAACCCAGCCTCCTCCTGCCTTCTCATCAAACAGAACAACCCCTCCAGCCAGGACGGCGCCTACTTCCTTATCGGGAAGGACGGGACCATCTACCAGACCTACTGCGACATGACCACGGCCGGAGGCGGCTGGACGCTGGTCTCCAGCGTGCACGAGGACGACTTGTATGGCAAGTGTACGGCCGGGGATCGCTGGACCAGCACCCGCGGGAACAACCGACACTATCCCGGCGGAGATGGCAACTGGGCCAACGTGCACACCTTCGGCTCCATGGGGTCGGCCACCACCGACGACTACAAGAACCCAGGCTACTTCAGCATCAGCGCCACCAACGTCATGCTTTGGCACGTGCCGAACAACGTGCCGCCGAAAGAGTACAAAACCGCCGCCTACCTACGGTACCGCACCTCCAACGGTTTTCTCGGGGACTACGGAGGCAACCTGTACTCTCTCTTCAAAGATCACTTCCCAATTGGGTACGACTTGGGCACGTACACCCACGACAACGGTCCGGCAATCCCCATTGTGTACGAACTGGGTAACAACACTGTGATGGAGTCGTTGTTGCCTCCGAACGTTGTAACAAGAAGTGAAGCCATTCCAGGGTTCGTGCAGTTTCGGGTCTTCACCAACACTCGTTCTTGCACCGCGGTTTGTCCAGGCGTCAACTACGTCGGTGGCAACTCCGAGCACGTGTGTATCGGCGGCGGTGGATACTGGGCGGAAGGTCTGTCTCAGTGCGGCGACTACCTGTGGAAGGCGTACAGCGGCTATGGTACCGGTGTCGCCTGGAGCGCGCCCCGGCTAGTCGTGGAGTCCGTCATCATGTTCTTCTATCGCTGAGGAAACATCGTTGGGGGAGTAAGAAAATCTCTCTCTAGTTCCTTATGCTAGAAAGATGTTATGCAATATTCAAATTTTCTCTATCTTTCAATGAATAAAAGTTCACCAAGTAGTAACTGATGTTAGCAATAAAGAACAGTGTTGAGTTCATCGGTTCGTCTGTGTCGCTTATTTTCAAAGTTGGTCATTACTGATAATATAGGATACCGTTGTGCGGTCATCACTGATAATATAGGATATATACCGTTGTGCGGGCTCATAGGGCAGAGTAGGCATTGGATGCCTTGAGTTGAAGCCCCGTGTCAAAGCCCAGAAACAATTAACAAACTAGCAAACCGAACTCCATTCAGTCCATCTTTTGAAGTGTAAGAGGTGGTTTCGTCCTGAGCATCTATAAGTGGACCTAGGTAATCCTTAAACCTCAATGGCACATATAGAAAGTAGGTCAACAGTGCGTGAAATCATGTGGCCATTGTACCCTGTATCAAATCCAGATAACATCATACAGTGTTACTCGGATGCATAACGGACACATCTCAGTGTTTAGAATTGACATAAATTCGGGGACACACTTGTTTTCGTGGCAGGGCCGCTGAAGACAACAAATCATCAAAAGCTTTTTGTGGCTAAAGAAAAAACGGTTGATAGAGGTTATGTTTACGCCTTTCCCATTTACTGGTGTTGTGGCAAAAACGATTTATTATAGAAATAATGCACCTAACACCATGGATGTATACATCAGAGTTTTCAAACTGTGCCAAAGGTCTTGACATCAGAGTATTTTCGAAGTTTGTTTTGGTCGTCGAAACATTTTAAAGGGTTGTAATGATCTAAGATTACCACTCGGCCGATAAGAGCATAGGTTTGCACATTTTTTATCCGATTATGGCGATTAGAGTATAAAAGAGTACACCTGGCATTGCGAGGGTACCGTACGGACAGAGGCTCCCATACTCCACGTCTCGACGTTGTGGTCTGCTCAGTCGCCAT
Proteins encoded in this region:
- the LOC136444070 gene encoding intelectin-1a-like, encoding MLCTVVSMMRTILLVCSVVAFACGLPNDILRDTGKGNCSCENLQVVITDLEARLIQMETAVAATQTLASLDHSLGTELNPASSCLLIKQNNPSSQDGAYFLIGKDGTIYQTYCDMTTAGGGWTLVSSVHEDDLYGKCTAGDRWTSTRGNNRHYPGGDGNWANVHTFGSMGSATTDDYKNPGYFSISATNVMLWHVPNNVPPKEYKTAAYLRYRTSNGFLGDYGGNLYSLFKDHFPIGYDLGTYTHDNGPAIPIVYELGNNTVMESLLPPNVVTRSEAIPGFVQFRVFTNTRSCTAVCPGVNYVGGNSEHVCIGGGGYWAEGLSQCGDYLWKAYSGYGTGVAWSAPRLVVESVIMFFYR